A single genomic interval of Bradyrhizobium sp. AZCC 1693 harbors:
- a CDS encoding adenylate/guanylate cyclase domain-containing protein encodes MARKLAAIIAADVVSYSRLMGVDEAETLAALKTHRRDLIDPNIAEHEGRIVKTTGDGLLIEFPSVIEAVQCAVEVQRAMQERNSDVPADHRIEFRVGINLGDIIIDGDDIYGDGVNVAARLEGLAEANGICVSRVVHDQVRDKLGLGFEDLGERQLKNIARPVRVFRIATPDIGLRTQSANPAPAIPDKPSIAVLPFTNMSGDPEQDYFADGMVEDIITALSQFKALFVIARNSSFTYKGRAVDVKLVGRELGVRYVLEGSIRKAANRVRITGQLVDTATGAHLWANRFDGGLGDIFDLQDQVTESIVGAIAPAVEKAEIERARRKPTERLDAYDHYLRGLAKSYQDASQQACSEALHLFNCAIKLDPDFATAYARAAFCYANAKAFGWISLTPEEVAEVSRLAQRAVELGRDDAIALSDSGWALAYVVRDLDRGAALIDRALALNSNVAEAWDCGGWVKNWLGEYELAIKRFTRAIRLSPLDPWVAPMRAGTAHAHFFLSRYDEAASWAAMALQDNPNSQPLLRIGAASNAMAGRLDQAQKAVVRLRQLNPTLRVSNLKNVLGPYRRAEDISRYEEGLRRAGLPE; translated from the coding sequence ATGGCCCGGAAGCTCGCCGCCATCATCGCCGCCGACGTTGTCAGCTATAGCCGGCTGATGGGTGTCGACGAGGCCGAGACCTTGGCGGCGCTCAAGACGCATCGACGAGATTTGATTGACCCGAACATTGCCGAGCACGAGGGCCGCATCGTCAAGACAACTGGCGATGGCCTTCTGATCGAATTCCCGAGCGTGATCGAAGCCGTCCAATGTGCGGTCGAGGTCCAGCGCGCGATGCAGGAGCGTAATTCGGACGTGCCGGCGGACCATCGCATCGAGTTCCGCGTCGGCATCAACCTCGGTGACATCATTATTGACGGCGACGATATTTATGGCGATGGCGTTAACGTTGCGGCACGGCTCGAAGGCCTCGCCGAAGCCAATGGGATCTGCGTAAGCAGAGTCGTACACGATCAGGTGCGCGACAAGCTGGGTCTGGGTTTCGAGGATCTGGGCGAGCGGCAGCTCAAAAACATCGCCCGGCCGGTCCGCGTCTTCCGGATTGCAACACCGGATATCGGACTGCGGACGCAATCGGCAAACCCCGCACCCGCGATACCGGACAAACCGTCGATTGCCGTATTGCCTTTCACCAACATGAGCGGGGATCCAGAACAGGACTACTTTGCCGATGGAATGGTCGAGGACATCATCACGGCGCTATCTCAATTCAAGGCGCTGTTTGTCATCGCCCGCAACTCCAGCTTCACATACAAGGGGCGCGCCGTCGACGTGAAGCTAGTCGGGCGTGAGCTTGGAGTGCGCTATGTGTTGGAAGGAAGCATTCGGAAGGCCGCAAACCGGGTGCGCATCACGGGACAGCTTGTCGATACCGCTACCGGCGCGCATCTTTGGGCGAACCGGTTTGATGGTGGGCTCGGCGACATTTTCGATCTGCAGGACCAAGTGACGGAGAGCATTGTCGGAGCGATCGCGCCGGCGGTTGAAAAAGCCGAGATCGAGCGCGCCAGACGCAAGCCGACCGAGCGTCTCGACGCCTATGATCACTACTTGCGCGGTTTAGCTAAGTCTTATCAAGATGCTAGTCAGCAAGCGTGCAGCGAGGCACTGCACCTATTCAACTGCGCCATCAAGCTCGACCCAGACTTTGCGACAGCCTACGCTCGTGCCGCCTTTTGCTATGCCAATGCCAAGGCCTTTGGCTGGATTTCACTCACACCGGAAGAGGTTGCCGAGGTATCGAGGCTCGCTCAGCGAGCGGTTGAGCTAGGTAGGGATGATGCGATCGCGCTCTCTGATAGCGGATGGGCATTGGCATATGTTGTTCGCGATCTCGATCGAGGCGCCGCTTTAATCGATCGCGCGCTTGCGCTCAATTCCAATGTGGCCGAGGCGTGGGATTGCGGTGGCTGGGTAAAGAATTGGCTCGGCGAGTACGAGCTAGCGATCAAGCGCTTCACGCGTGCCATACGCCTGAGCCCACTTGACCCGTGGGTCGCACCGATGCGAGCTGGGACTGCGCATGCACATTTCTTCCTAAGTCGCTATGACGAAGCGGCGTCGTGGGCGGCAATGGCGTTGCAGGACAATCCAAACTCTCAACCTCTACTTCGTATTGGCGCTGCGAGCAATGCGATGGCGGGACGGCTGGATCAAGCGCAGAAGGCGGTCGTGCGCCTGCGCCAACTCAATCCTACACTGCGGGTTTCCAACCTCAAAAACGTGCTGGGACCTTATCGGCGTGCCGAAGACATCTCGCGATACGAAGAAGGATTGCGGCGAGCCGGGCTCCCCGAATGA
- a CDS encoding MAPEG family protein, producing the protein MSNTGYALTGFVSWALFLLIVMETIRTYLVVTGKVAANAFTPDNFGLSPFMQRLARAHANCIEGLPIFGGLLAIAIMTSRTGITDALASWLLGARIVQSIIHLVSTSPIAVSLRFSAFAVQIAIGVYWSWKLMT; encoded by the coding sequence ATGTCTAACACGGGCTACGCACTGACAGGCTTCGTCTCGTGGGCGCTCTTTCTGCTGATAGTGATGGAAACCATTCGAACGTATCTCGTCGTGACTGGAAAGGTCGCGGCCAACGCCTTTACGCCAGATAATTTTGGACTATCGCCTTTTATGCAGCGCCTCGCCCGCGCTCATGCCAACTGCATCGAAGGTCTACCGATTTTCGGCGGCTTATTGGCGATTGCGATCATGACATCAAGAACGGGAATTACGGACGCTTTGGCGTCTTGGCTCCTTGGCGCACGGATCGTGCAGTCGATCATTCATCTCGTTTCGACCAGTCCGATAGCAGTAAGTCTCCGCTTCAGCGCTTTCGCCGTCCAGATCGCGATAGGCGTCTATTGGTCGTGGAAGCTGATGACCTAA
- a CDS encoding alpha-1,4-glucan--maltose-1-phosphate maltosyltransferase: protein MSAPVKQAFHIEEIFPSIDCGRFAVKRIVGETVEVWADIYRHGHDVVAADLIWRREPESDWQRTAMIHHGNDRWVGFFVPEKTGLYSYAIEAWTDEFATWRHGFEQKRKANVATELDAMEGASLLTRALSDGQEATVKIARACETFLQSGQCESLLADDLKKAMAEGQERTDLTRSKPLTLVVDRPKARCSSWYEMVPRSQSSQPGQHGTWNDCINRLPDIQAMGFDVIYLTPIHPIGRTNRKGRNNSLKAGDGDPGSFYAIGSHEGGHDAIHPQLGSLNEFRRFVAACDAAGMEVALDFAIQCSPDHPWLKQHPEWFKRRPDGSMKYAENPPKKYEDIVNVDFESDDAEGLYRALRDVVLFWVSQGVKIFRVDNPHTKPFRFWQWLIKEVQARDPDVLFLSEAFTRPKVMKGLAKLGFTQSYTYFTWRTERWEIEQYVNELAGYPEREFYRPNFFVSTPDILPFHLQHGEPWIFKTRLALAATLSSNYGIYNGFELLEHEPIPGREEYLNSEKYELKSRDWDKPGNIKSYIAQINRIRRANTALQQTSAIRFLPVEDSSVIAYVKHSADQTNVVVTVIALTGGFREFWLPLGDVQVRQGHGDLKPVTALENLKSGPTSPVAYGGMRLWIDPIHDPVLIFRCLG, encoded by the coding sequence ATGAGCGCTCCTGTAAAGCAGGCTTTTCATATCGAGGAGATCTTCCCCTCCATTGACTGTGGCCGCTTTGCGGTCAAACGGATCGTGGGCGAGACCGTCGAGGTCTGGGCAGATATCTATCGCCACGGCCACGATGTGGTTGCCGCTGACTTGATATGGCGCCGCGAGCCCGAATCCGATTGGCAGCGGACCGCCATGATTCACCACGGCAATGACCGCTGGGTGGGATTCTTCGTGCCTGAGAAGACCGGCCTCTACAGCTACGCGATTGAGGCGTGGACTGACGAATTCGCGACGTGGCGACATGGCTTTGAGCAAAAACGCAAAGCCAATGTGGCGACCGAGCTTGACGCTATGGAGGGAGCTTCCCTGCTTACCCGCGCCCTTAGCGACGGCCAAGAAGCCACCGTAAAGATCGCGCGTGCATGCGAAACCTTCTTACAGTCGGGCCAGTGCGAGAGCCTGCTCGCCGATGACCTTAAAAAGGCGATGGCCGAAGGGCAAGAGCGGACGGACCTCACCCGATCGAAGCCACTGACACTCGTCGTGGATAGGCCCAAGGCCCGCTGCAGCTCCTGGTACGAAATGGTGCCACGCAGCCAAAGTTCTCAGCCAGGACAACATGGCACGTGGAACGATTGCATCAATCGTCTTCCCGACATCCAGGCGATGGGCTTCGATGTCATCTATTTGACGCCTATTCACCCGATCGGACGCACGAATCGCAAGGGACGCAACAATTCTCTCAAAGCTGGCGATGGTGACCCAGGCAGCTTTTACGCAATTGGCTCACATGAGGGGGGACACGATGCCATCCATCCGCAGCTCGGAAGCCTGAATGAATTTCGGCGATTTGTTGCGGCATGCGACGCCGCCGGCATGGAGGTCGCGCTCGACTTCGCTATTCAATGTTCACCGGATCACCCCTGGCTCAAGCAGCATCCGGAATGGTTCAAACGCCGTCCCGACGGCTCGATGAAATACGCGGAGAACCCCCCAAAGAAATACGAAGACATCGTCAATGTTGATTTCGAGTCGGACGATGCTGAAGGGTTATACCGAGCGTTGCGCGATGTCGTCCTGTTCTGGGTCTCGCAAGGCGTCAAAATCTTTCGTGTCGACAACCCACACACCAAGCCGTTTCGCTTTTGGCAATGGCTGATCAAGGAGGTACAAGCGCGCGATCCTGACGTGCTTTTCCTCTCGGAGGCATTCACCAGACCCAAAGTCATGAAGGGGCTTGCCAAGCTCGGCTTCACGCAGTCTTACACGTACTTCACGTGGCGCACGGAAAGATGGGAGATCGAGCAATATGTGAACGAGCTCGCGGGCTACCCCGAGCGCGAATTTTATCGTCCCAATTTCTTTGTCAGCACGCCCGATATCCTGCCGTTCCATCTTCAACACGGCGAGCCATGGATCTTCAAGACAAGGCTTGCGCTGGCTGCAACGTTATCGAGCAACTACGGCATCTATAACGGTTTTGAACTTCTCGAGCATGAGCCGATACCCGGCCGCGAGGAGTATCTCAATTCCGAAAAATACGAACTCAAATCCCGCGATTGGGACAAGCCCGGAAACATTAAATCTTATATCGCCCAGATCAATCGTATCCGGCGCGCAAACACGGCACTGCAACAGACCTCTGCGATCCGCTTTCTGCCCGTGGAGGACAGTTCGGTCATTGCCTACGTCAAACATTCCGCCGATCAGACAAACGTAGTTGTGACTGTCATCGCATTAACGGGTGGTTTCCGGGAATTCTGGCTTCCGCTCGGTGATGTGCAGGTGCGGCAAGGCCACGGCGACTTGAAGCCCGTGACGGCGCTCGAAAACCTCAAATCCGGTCCGACCTCGCCCGTCGCCTATGGCGGTATGCGGCTTTGGATTGATCCCATACACGATCCCGTGCTTATTTTCCGGTGCTTGGGTTAA
- a CDS encoding putative maltokinase — MSAAGERLAFLEIPEGSSWVANSEVTAALERHFLPVYLAKARWFPGNSETRIKPKIIASLPFAADSTTFVVIETNHRARYLLPLRVDWPGDARPELDKSIVARLHQGEREGLLCDVAADPAFIRRLLDHLRREASIAGSGWRLDFKPTSKLGSQPPNTPSRIRAIQGEQSNSTALVDQDYVVKLYRQIEPGQNPEVEMGHFLTEAANFAHTPALLGHLEAAHTSASYALGIVHAFVPNSGDAWTWSAERLSIYLDAMGKGSEERDQAITARRDYLHWVRRLGCRVAEMHRALASRDEVAAFKPEPIDEGDLDFWIGDVMERAARIFKRLEESSLDVDDRPLMERLLRVKPRLYDYAANLIRPSLGRCKIRHHGDLHLGQVLVANGDAVIIDFEGEPSRPLADRRRKAPAARDVAGVLRSLDYAAMASRQQRRMSEKLNTPESRALFAWREQTTDAFLTAYQEAIGASVLWPDRAEDMKAMLNFFLLEKALYEIEYELSYRPSWISVPLQGVLRVLEEGGVA, encoded by the coding sequence ATGAGTGCCGCAGGTGAACGCCTCGCATTCTTGGAAATACCGGAAGGTTCTTCATGGGTTGCGAACAGCGAGGTAACCGCAGCTCTCGAAAGACATTTTCTTCCAGTGTATCTCGCCAAAGCCAGGTGGTTCCCTGGCAACTCTGAAACGCGGATTAAGCCAAAGATCATTGCAAGCCTTCCTTTCGCCGCGGACTCAACCACCTTCGTCGTTATCGAGACCAACCATCGCGCGCGCTATCTCCTGCCCTTACGGGTCGACTGGCCCGGTGATGCGCGTCCCGAACTGGATAAATCCATCGTGGCTCGTTTGCACCAGGGCGAGCGTGAAGGACTGCTGTGCGACGTCGCCGCCGATCCGGCTTTCATCCGACGGCTCCTCGATCACCTTCGGCGGGAGGCTTCCATTGCTGGCTCGGGTTGGCGGCTGGACTTCAAGCCCACGAGCAAACTCGGAAGTCAACCTCCGAATACTCCATCCCGGATCCGCGCCATTCAAGGCGAGCAATCCAACAGTACGGCGCTGGTTGACCAGGACTATGTCGTCAAGCTTTACCGCCAAATCGAGCCCGGCCAAAACCCGGAGGTCGAGATGGGACACTTTCTGACCGAGGCGGCGAATTTTGCGCATACGCCTGCGCTGCTTGGCCACCTCGAGGCTGCTCATACTTCCGCGAGTTATGCCCTCGGTATTGTTCACGCATTTGTGCCGAACAGCGGTGATGCCTGGACCTGGTCGGCCGAGCGCCTCAGCATTTACCTTGACGCTATGGGGAAAGGCTCTGAAGAACGCGACCAAGCGATCACCGCACGGCGAGATTATCTCCATTGGGTGCGGCGACTGGGTTGCCGCGTCGCGGAGATGCATCGCGCTTTGGCGAGCCGCGACGAAGTGGCGGCGTTCAAGCCTGAGCCGATCGACGAAGGCGATCTCGATTTCTGGATCGGCGACGTTATGGAGCGCGCTGCTCGCATCTTCAAGAGGTTGGAGGAATCGTCGCTGGATGTGGACGACCGCCCCCTCATGGAGCGCCTGCTTCGGGTCAAACCTCGACTATATGATTACGCAGCTAACCTCATCCGTCCTTCGCTGGGCCGCTGCAAGATACGCCATCACGGCGATTTGCACTTGGGCCAGGTGCTTGTAGCCAATGGGGACGCAGTCATCATAGACTTCGAGGGCGAGCCCAGCCGACCTTTGGCAGATCGGAGGCGCAAGGCTCCTGCTGCGCGCGATGTCGCAGGTGTGTTGCGCTCCCTGGACTACGCCGCTATGGCCTCGAGACAGCAGAGGCGGATGTCAGAAAAGCTCAACACTCCGGAGTCGCGAGCCTTGTTCGCGTGGCGCGAGCAGACGACAGATGCCTTTCTGACCGCTTATCAGGAGGCGATAGGCGCCTCGGTTCTGTGGCCCGACCGCGCCGAGGACATGAAGGCGATGTTGAATTTCTTTTTGCTCGAAAAAGCGCTCTATGAGATCGAATACGAGCTTTCCTACCGGCCGTCTTGGATTTCCGTGCCATTGCAAGGCGTGCTGCGGGTTCTCGAAGAAGGAGGCGTGGCCTAG
- the glgX gene encoding glycogen debranching protein GlgX, whose translation MNKLKDERLALAAARLRHAPVLEGKPFPLGATWDGLGVNFALFSAYATKVELCLFDDRGEKEIERIELPEYTDEVWHGYIPTARPGTVYAYRVHGPYEPDAGHRFNPNKLVIDPYAKQLVGALHWGPELFGYELGHSDMDKSFDTRDSAHLMQKCRVIDPAFTWGSAAKPEVPWDRTIFYEMHVRGFTRSHPLVQEGDRGTFAGLCHPHIPAYLRALGITSAEFLPIHAFVDDSYLVEKGLRNYWGYNSLAFFAPEPRYLKAPFANEFKEAVNQFHAHGIEVILDVVYNHTAEGNELGPTLSFKGIDNASYYRLLPDQKRYYINDTGTGNTVNLSHPRVLQMVADSLRYWATEMRVDGFRFDLATILAREPYGFDEGGGFLDACRQDPILSSVKLIAEPWDIGPGGYQVGQFPPGWAEWNDKFRDAVRRFWKGDEGMTPEFARRITASGDLFNKRGRRQWSSVNFVTAHDGFTLNDVVSYNDKHNDANGEGNRDGHPDNHSWNHGAEGPTDDPEIIKLREQQKRNLLATTLLSHGTPMILAGDEFGHSQRGNNNAYAQDNDTTWLNWLSISGEGRALREFVRKLIATRQAFPILHRSRFVIGNVNEELDVKDVSWLAPNGREMRTADWDNPTTRCFGMLLDGRAQETGVKRQGSDATLLLVYNAHHDLVEFVLPEVPQGRAWAELIDTHAPDVTLTVYPFGHRLKAAGRSMLVLGLATEETMTRRLRQALGAIMDVAEFPLSV comes from the coding sequence ATGAACAAGCTCAAGGATGAAAGACTGGCCCTGGCGGCGGCAAGGCTGCGGCATGCGCCAGTGCTGGAAGGTAAGCCCTTTCCGCTTGGCGCGACCTGGGATGGCCTTGGCGTCAATTTCGCGCTGTTTTCGGCTTATGCCACCAAGGTCGAGCTCTGCCTCTTCGATGACAGGGGCGAGAAAGAGATCGAACGGATCGAGCTGCCCGAATACACCGATGAAGTCTGGCACGGTTATATCCCGACCGCACGTCCAGGCACAGTGTACGCCTATCGGGTCCATGGCCCTTACGAGCCAGATGCGGGACACCGTTTCAATCCCAATAAGCTCGTGATCGATCCTTATGCTAAGCAGCTCGTGGGCGCGCTGCATTGGGGACCCGAGTTATTTGGTTATGAGCTCGGTCACTCAGACATGGACAAGTCCTTCGATACGCGCGATAGCGCGCATCTCATGCAAAAATGCCGCGTGATAGACCCCGCCTTCACTTGGGGCAGTGCGGCAAAGCCCGAGGTGCCTTGGGACCGTACCATTTTTTACGAGATGCACGTTAGAGGCTTTACCCGGAGCCATCCGCTTGTCCAGGAAGGCGACCGAGGCACCTTCGCCGGACTTTGCCATCCACATATCCCTGCTTATCTTCGCGCGCTTGGGATCACTAGCGCTGAATTCTTGCCGATCCATGCATTTGTGGACGATAGTTACCTTGTGGAGAAGGGCCTTCGCAACTATTGGGGCTATAACTCGCTTGCGTTCTTCGCGCCCGAGCCGCGCTATCTCAAGGCGCCCTTTGCGAATGAGTTCAAGGAGGCCGTCAATCAGTTTCATGCCCATGGCATCGAGGTGATCCTTGACGTCGTCTATAATCACACCGCCGAAGGGAACGAACTCGGGCCAACGCTTTCTTTCAAGGGCATCGATAACGCGAGCTATTATCGCCTGCTTCCGGACCAGAAGCGCTACTACATCAATGATACAGGTACCGGCAATACGGTAAACCTTTCGCACCCGCGCGTGTTGCAGATGGTCGCAGACAGCTTGCGCTACTGGGCGACCGAAATGCGTGTGGATGGTTTCCGCTTCGACCTTGCGACCATTCTCGCGAGGGAGCCCTACGGCTTCGATGAAGGCGGCGGCTTTCTGGATGCCTGCCGGCAGGATCCGATCCTTTCGTCAGTCAAGCTGATCGCCGAGCCATGGGATATAGGCCCGGGCGGCTATCAGGTCGGCCAATTCCCCCCTGGATGGGCGGAATGGAATGATAAATTCAGGGATGCGGTGCGTCGGTTTTGGAAAGGGGATGAAGGCATGACGCCCGAATTTGCGCGGCGCATCACCGCATCGGGCGACCTCTTCAACAAGCGCGGCCGCAGGCAATGGTCGTCCGTCAATTTCGTTACGGCGCATGACGGCTTCACACTGAACGACGTCGTTTCCTATAATGATAAACACAACGATGCCAACGGCGAAGGCAACCGCGACGGACACCCGGACAATCATTCGTGGAATCACGGCGCTGAAGGGCCCACTGATGATCCAGAGATCATCAAGCTTCGCGAGCAGCAAAAGCGCAATCTTCTAGCGACGACGCTGCTGTCGCACGGGACACCTATGATCCTCGCGGGTGACGAGTTTGGCCATTCTCAGCGTGGCAACAACAACGCCTATGCTCAGGACAATGACACGACATGGCTCAATTGGCTCAGTATCTCCGGCGAAGGCCGCGCCTTGCGGGAATTCGTCCGCAAGCTAATCGCGACACGGCAGGCCTTTCCCATCCTGCATCGCTCTAGGTTTGTCATCGGCAACGTCAATGAAGAACTAGACGTGAAGGACGTGAGCTGGCTCGCTCCGAACGGCCGGGAGATGAGAACGGCGGATTGGGACAATCCGACCACGCGATGTTTCGGTATGCTGCTTGACGGAAGAGCCCAGGAAACTGGTGTCAAACGGCAAGGTTCGGATGCGACGCTGCTGCTTGTTTATAACGCGCATCATGATTTGGTCGAATTCGTCTTGCCGGAAGTGCCGCAGGGCCGCGCCTGGGCCGAGCTCATTGATACGCATGCACCGGATGTGACGTTGACGGTTTATCCGTTTGGCCACCGCTTAAAGGCCGCTGGTCGATCGATGCTGGTGCTCGGCCTGGCGACGGAAGAGACCATGACGCGACGGCTCCGCCAGGCGCTTGGTGCCATCATGGATGTCGCTGAATTCCCACTCTCGGTCTAG